The window TATCTATCCAGTGGAAGGGGTGGCGCGCCGTGGCGTTTGTCCGTAGAACACCCGAACTTCGGACGAGAGTTCGGTCCTTATGCGTGGGTGGGAGTGTCTTCGCGATGGCCGGAGTCTCCTGGCTGGCCCTGCTGGCGCGAACCTGCCGTCGAAGTCTCCTTCGCCGCTTCCGACCTCCCGGCTCACGGCTATCCCGCTTCCGACTTCCTCGCAGAGACCCGCTCGCGCCGCTGGTGAGAACCGCGCGCAGCCTGAACTACGGCGCCGGGGAGTTCCTCGGCCCGGTCGATGAGGATGACGACGACGGCTGACGGCGACGGCCGACGGATGCGCTACCCCACGGCCGGGACCGCCTGCCGACGCAGGACCATGAGTGAGTCTTCCAAGGTCGCCACCATGGCGAAGGGGAACCGGTCGAGCTCAAGACAGAGCGCGACGTCATCGGGATGGACTCCTTGTCGCACCCCCTGCGCCAGTTCGGCGGCGGCGCGTGATTCGGCACCTCGGCGGAGGAACTCGGCAGCATCCGCCCCGGGCTCGGTGGTCCTCCGGGCGATGTACTGGGCACACGCCAGGTCTTCATCGGCCTGTCCGTCCTCGCCGGTGACCACGAACGTGACGCTGTCACTCCCGCGCGCACGCAGGAGCTGAGCCGTTGCCTCCGCCACCACGAAGCCGGCGCACAGCACCAGTTGCGCCTTCTTGACCGCGAGGGCGCCGACCGTCCCTGCCGTGGTCTTCTGCACAACGGTCCGTCCGCCGAGGTCGATCGACCGCAGCAGGCCCGGGGAGTTGACGGCGTCGAACCCGGGCGCGGGCGGACCGTCCTTGAGCGTCACCCAGTCCAGGTGGCGGGCCTTGAGCGTCAGGGCTTCGTCCAGTGACTCGGCAAGAACGATCTTTTCCGCGCCCTGGCCAAAGGCCCAGGCGGCCACGGTGAAAGCACGCATGACGTCGACCACGACCGCCACGGACGGGGTTTCGACCAGATCGGGGATGCCAAGAAAACGAGTGTCCATTCCGATCATGATTCCGCACGCCCGACCCGCAGCGCCCGGCCAGTGGCACGCGTCATATCGGCGGCCTCGACAACGGCGGTCCGTCTCGATCTCGACGGTCTCGGAATGTGATGCCTTCGGCTGCCCGCGCGCAGCGGCGGCCGGCCGGTTCCAGGAGTGGAAGGGGGCACTCCCGGAGCCGACCGGCCTGGCTGTCGGTGGATCAGAACAGTGGGTCAGAACGGGGTGGGGCAGAGCAGTGGATCAGAACCAGCCGGTGCACGCGATCGCGCCGCCCGGGCCGTTGGTGCCGCAGGCTCGCATGACGAGGCCGGCGTCGTTCCACTGGGTGGTGTACGCGTCGTTGCCCGAGGTGATGGTGGTGAAGCCGAGCATCGGGGACCAGGTCGCGCCCCCGTCGGCGCTGCGGTCGACCCAGATCTCGTCGCCGGGCGCGCCGCCGATGATGCGGCCCCAGGCGCACTGGGTGGTGCCGTTGTAGCGCAGCTCCACGGTGCGGCCGAAGACGGTGGTCGACTTGGCCGTCCAGGCGCCCGTGGAGTTGGGCTCCGTACCGTCGCCGCAGGACGTGTTGTTCTCCGCGCCTGCCAACGTGCCGCCGATCTCCGGGTAGTCACCGCAGGACGGCACATCCTTGAGCAGGGCAGGACCTTGTACGAACAGGTTGCTGATCCAGCTGTGGTAGTCCGGCAGGAACGACCAGACGTTGTTCACCATGCCGTCGACCGTGGCCCGCTCGCCCACCCGCTGGCACAGCACCCGCGCCTGTACGGAGATGCCGTTGCCGTTGGTGAAGTTGATGCGGCTGCTCGTGTTGGAGTCCTGCCGCAGATTGGGCTGGCCCCAGGTCTTGTGGTACGAGCCGCGGCCGTCCCAGGACCAGACCATCGGCGTGACGTCGGCGTGCGGGCGGAACGCGCCCTGGTAGCGCTCCCAGCGGGCGCTGATGTTGTTGACCTGGATCTGCGCGCCCGACTGCGGTGCCTCGACCATCCTGCCGTTGCCGAGATAGATCGCGACGTGCGTCGGGCCGAATCCCGTGGGGCCGAAGTACATGATGTCGCCGGGCAGCAGGACGCCCGACCCCTGCGACTTCAGGAACTTGGTGTGCGCGTACCCGGGCGCCGCGAAGGTCGCCTGTGTCGTGCGCTCGGTGATGAGGTCCCGGCCGGTCGCCTTGTACCAGGCCCAGCGCACCAGACCGATGCAGTCGAAGCTCCACAGCTCCGGGTCCGCGTACGACGCCGGGTCCGTCCGGTCGATCTGGCCCTGACTCGGACCGGGCATGCCCTGTGCATGACCGCCACCCCAGGCATATTGCTTGCCGACGTACCGGCACGCGACCTCGACGGCCGCCTCCGCCGCCGCGCTCGCACCGGACTGGAGCGGCGCGCACCCCGGGGCGGCAGCCGCCGGAGCCGCCGACACGGCCGGCAGGCCGAGACTCACCACTGTCACGAGCGCGGCCACGAGGAGCCGTACCCGGCGACCCCATGACCGCTGTCCCCACCCGGTTCTCCCGGACCCCGTTTCTCCGGACCCGGCACTTCCGGACCCGACTCTTGCGGTTCCTGCTCCAGCGGTTCCTCGGATTCTGCGAACTCTGCTGATCACGGCACGCACTCCCCCTGGTGTCGGTGGTCTCCCGCGAACGTACGGACTCCACCCGCCTGCCGGTCCCTGTCATCTGTCAGGATGCGAGCCCTCGCAGCGGTGGCCCGTCAGCGACCGGGTCGGTCGCGGGAGTGGCGTACCCCTTGACTTCACAAGACCCCCGCGCCAGATTCCTGACTCCGCATCAGAACCGGGACGCCACAGGCCAGTTGCCTCCCGGGGCACAGCACGTCCTCATCTTCCTTCGCACTGCTGGAGTGCTGCATGTCGACAAACGCGGATCCTGCGAGACGTACCGAAGCCCCCTCACGGCCCGGCCCTTCACAGCCCGGACCCTTACAGCCCGGCCCGTCGCGGCGCCTGGTGCTCGGCGCGGCGACCGCGGGCGGCCTTGCCCTCGCGGCCGGCCTCCCGAGCGCCGCCGACGCGGCCGAACTGCCCCTGCTCGGCACGTACGACGTCGTCGTGATCGGGTCCGGAGCCGCCGGGATGACCGCCGCGCTGACGGCCGCGAAACAAGGACTGAGCTGCGTCGTCGTGGAGAAGGCGGCCACCTTCGGCGGTTCGGCCGCGCGCTCCGGCGCGGGAATCTGGATCCCGAACAATCCGGTGATCCTCGCCGCCGGTGTTCCCGACACCCCGGCGAAGGCGGCCGCCTATCTGGCCGCGGTGGTCGGTCCGGACGTCTCCGCGGAACGGCGGCAGGCCTTCCTCGAGCAGGGCCCCGCGATGATCTCCTTCGTACTGGCCAACAGCCCGCTGCGGTTCCGCTGGATGGAGGGGTACAGCGACTACTACCCGGAGCTGCCCGGCGGACTGCCCGGCGGCCGTTCCATCGAACCCGCCCAGCTCGACGGGAACATCCTCGGCGCCGAACTCGCCCGGCTGAACCCGCCGTATCTGACGGTCCCCAGCGGCATGGTCGTGTTCAGCGCCGACTACAAGTGGCTCGCGCTCTCCGCGGTCAGCCTGAGGGGCGCCGCCGTCGCCACCGAATGCCTGGCCCGCGGCACCAGGGCGGCCCTTCTCGGCCAGAAGCCCCTCACCATGGGCCAGTCACTGGCGGCCGGTCTGCGCGCGGGACTGCTCGCGGCCCAGGTGCCGGTCTGGCTGAACACCCCGCTCACCGACCTGTACACGGAGAACGGAGTCACCGCGGGAGCGGTCGTCACCAAGAACGGCACCCCGGGCCTGATCAGGGCCCGGCGCGGAGTGATCGTCGGCTCCGGCGGCTTCGAGCACAACGCGGCCATGCGCGCCCAGTACCAGCAACAGCCCATCGGCACCGAGTGGACCGTGGGGGCCAAGGAGAACACCGGCGACGGAATCCAGGCGGGCCGCCGGGCCGGTGCCGCGCTCGACCTGATGGACGACGCCTGGTGGGGCCCGGCTATCCCGCTGCCCGACGAGCCCTACTTCTGCCTGGCCGAACGCACCCTTCCCGGCGGGCTCCTCGTCAACGCCGCCGGAGCCCGGTTCGTCAACGAGGCGGCCCCCTACAGCGATGTCGTGCACACCATGTACGAACGCAACGAGACCGACCCCGACATCCCGGCCTGGCTGATCGTCGACCAGAACTACCGCAACCGCTACCTCTTCAGGGACATCGCACCGACGTTCACGTTCCCCGACTCCTGGTACGAGTCCGGCGCCGCCCACAAGGCCTGGACCCTCGACGCCCTCGCCGCGCGGATCGGCGTGCCCGCGGCCGCCCTGCGGGCCACGGTCAACCGCTTCAACGGCCTGGCCCGCAACGGCACGGACACCGACTTCCACCGCGGCGACAGCGCCTACGACCACTACTACACCGACCCCGCGATCCTCCCGAACTCCTGCCTGGCACCGCTGTGGCTGGCCCCCTACTACGCCTTCAAGATCGTCCCAGGCGACCTGGGCACCAAGGGCGGTCTGCGCACGGACGCCCGGGCACGCGTACTGCGCCCGGACGGATCCGTCATCCCCCGCCTGTACGCCGCCGGAAACGCCAGCGCGGCGGTCATGGGCCACAGCTATGCCGGCGCGGGCTCGACGATCGGACCGGCGATGACCTTCGGCTACATCGCGGCACGGGACATCGCGGCAGGTGCCACGGCCTGAACCACGGGACACGACCCACGGGACAGTCGCGTCACCGCGCCCCGTGCGAGCCCCGGCGGGCGAGCCCGCCCGGACGGACCCGGTCGGCTCACCCGCCGGAGCTCGCACAGATGACTTCCGGCGGCCGGAACGAGCGGCCGTCGGCGGACTCCTCGTCCACCTGGACGCGTACGGTCTCCAACTGCCGCAGCAGCGAGTCGAGATGCCGCTTCGAGGGATCCCGGAAGAACTCCAGGACCGCACGGTGGAAGGCATCGCGGAGCTCGGGCGGCATCACGTCCGACGCGTCGAAACAGAGCGTACGGGCGCGTGAGTTGAGCAGGTCGTCGATCTCCTGCTCGATGGGGTTCGCGGGCACGGCGGGCGGCAGACCCGCCGTGTTCGGGAACAACGGGCGCACGCCGGGGTCCGCCTCCGACTGCCAGCGTTTGCGCCCGGCCGGGCTCGACAGCCGCTCCACCAGCTCCTGGGCCGCCGGGTCGTCGCTGAACACGGCAGCCATGTCGCCCGCGACCTCGTACGTGTCGCGGTACTCGGCCCGCCCGCCCAGGAACCGCGCCGACGGCTCCACACGGACGTCCTCGCTCGCGTACAGGTACCGGATGAAGGCACTCTGATGCTCGTACGTGCAGTCGAAGCCGGGGGAGTCCAGCAGGCCCCGGGGCCCGCCGGGCCCGGGAACTCCCTCGTACGACGTGGTCAGGGACCGCTCGATCGACTCCGGCGAGCGGTCGCCGAGCAGCTCCGCCCAGGTCGTCCAGGCCTGCCGGACCGCCGGATCGAGCCAGCTGAGCCTGCTGGTGGCCCACTCCTCGTAGACGGCCGGGCCCGCCTGGTGGAGCAGGATGTCCTCGATCCAGTCGGTGCCCGGCCAGCCCGAGGTGGCCTGCGATGCGAGCCCCACGCACCATGCCGGATCGTCGCTGGACGTGCCCTCCTTGCTCCACACCAGGCTCTTCAGGTCGACCTTCAGCGGCACCCAGTACGTACGGCGCCTGCCGTCCACCAGGAGCGTCGGCGCCCACGGCGGGTACGCGCGCTCGGCGGTCTCCTCGACCAGGGGCTTCAGCTCGTCGCGGCGCGCGTACTCGGTGAGTTCGCCGATGCTGTTGAGGATCGCCACGTCCGGCGGCGCGTCCGCCTCCAGCTGCGAGACGAGCGTCTCGCGCAGCGAGCGGGTGCCTTCGTACGTGTACGTCCTGCCGGTCCCGTCGTCGAGCCGGTTCAGCGCCGCCTCGAAGGCCTTGCCCTCCTCGCCGGTCCACGGGCCCAGCACGACGAGCGGGTCGGGGGTGTCCGACGTACAGCCGGGGACGAGCGTGAGCAGACAGACCGCGAGGAGGGCGCGCAGGACACGGCCGGCGGCACGGTTCAGGGGTCGGCTCCCGCGTCGGTTCACGGGCCGGTTCACGGGCCGGTTCACGACACGGCTCCCGGGCGGGCGACCACCAGATACTCGCGCCGGTACGCATGCAGAGCGCCGCCGGCGACGACCGCGCCGACCAGGCCCGCGGGGAACACGAAGGGCGCGACCCCGTCCAGGAAGGCGAGCCGCCCGTCCGAGAGTCCGTCGTCGATCCGCGCCTCCAGCACCTCGATGGACCGTGGGTCCGGGCCGTCGAAGGGGCGCTCCTCCGCGATCGTCTCTGTCCGGGGCGAGGTCCGTTTCGCGAGCGCGTCCGCCACGGGGACTGTCTCCTTCTGCGCGTGCCGCGCGAGCAGCGCGTCGGTCGTCAGGAGTGGTACGGCGAGCAGCGGCAGGGCGGCGACCGCCAGCGGAATGCTGAGCCGTATCCGGAAACGGCGCCGCAGGAACGACACCGTGCGCCAGAGACCTGCGGCGAGCAGCACGAGGGCGAGTCCGCAGACCACGGCGGCGACGAGCACGGTCCGGCTCCAGGCGACCCGGTCCGCGAGCCGCTCGCGCAACTGTCGTTCCAGCCCGGCGACCCGGTCCACGATCGAGGTCGCGGCGGAGCCGACCGTGGGACTGCACGGCGGATAGCGGTCCTGCCGGTCCGCCACCGCGACCGGCGTCGAACAGAGCATGCTGCGCGCGTACGTGAGCTCCGCGTCCCGCAGCACGGGGTCGGCCACATGGTTCTGCGCCCGGCCGATCCAGCCCGTGTAGTCCACCACCAGCGCGGACACCACGCGCAGTTCCTGTTCCTCGGCCACGGTCAGGGCCCCGCTGCGCGTGACCTGGTTGAGGCTCTGCGTGGCCCGCGCCACCCGCGTCCGGTATCGCTCGCTGAGCCCGCTGAGCTCGGCGGCCCGTCCCTCGGCGAGGTTCTCCTCGGCCTCGCCCTGCGCGATGAACAGTGACGCCTTGGCGTTCGCGAGACCGACCAGCGCGGGCGCCAGCCGGTCCCGCACATACGCGGAGTCGTCCCGCACACCCGAGTAGGCCCACCCGAGCGTCCCGAACGCCACCACGGCGAGCAGCGGCAGCGCGACGAGCCGCTCCCGCAGATACGCGCGGTTGCGACGGCCCGTCGCCGACGGCCACACGTAGAGCCAGACCCGGCGGGCGAGTTCGGCCGCGACGAGACGTGCCGCCCGCGCGGCACGCAGGACCCGTGCGGGCGGCGCGGCCTCGTCCTCCGCGGGCTGCGGGCGCGCGGCTCCATTCACTCGCGGGCCGTCCGGGTGTTCTTCCCCGGTACCGAGGCCGAGGGTGGTGCCGGTGGGGGTGGCGATGTCGGCGTACGCGCGATCGTCCGGAGCCAGGTCGTGACTCTCTTTCCGAGCCATGGGCTGTCCCTGTGGTGTCGGAAGGCGAGCGGGCGGACCTCGTAGGCACGGTCCAGCAGCGTTTCGGCGACGGCCGCGTCCTCGGGCGAGGCGGAACGGGCGGCCTGGTGGGCGAGGGTGAGATAAAGGCGGGAGAGGGCCTTGCGCAGACCGGGCCCGTCGGACGGGAGGCCGAGCCGTTCGTCGGCGCCCGCCGCCAGCGCGGCCAGCCCCGCCGCGTCGACGGCACCCCGGGCGAGCGCGCCCTGCACGGCCTCCCACACCTCCGCCGTCATACGGACCCGGGCCTGCTCGTCCGTCAGCCCGTGCGCGTGGAAGAGCCGGGCCAGCCGCTCCAGCACCTCGCGGAGCCGCTCGGTCACCTCGTCCGGGCGCTCGGCGATCCGCACATGCTCGACACCGACACGAACGGCGGCCGTACGCGCGGCGGTTCGGTGCCGGGAATGCTGCGGCACCACGTCCAGGGCCCGCACGGCGTCGTCCCACGCCCGCTCACCACCCAGCGCCAGGCGCGCCCGTACCGCGCCGAACGCCGCACTGCCCAGCGACGGGTTGCGCAGTCGCACGGCCTCGTAGAACGTCAGCGCCTCCTGCCACCGGCCGAGCCGCTCGGCGCAGTAGCCGAGCGCGAGTTTCGGCGCGTACTCGCCGGGGATCGCCGCGAACACCTCGTCGAAGTGCCGCCTGGCCGCGGCCACTTGGTCCCGGCCGAGCGCGAGCAGCCCGCGGTGCCAGTCGAGCCGCCAGTCGTGATGAGCGCGCTCGGCCCCTATCAGCGTCTCGGCGGACCGCAGTTCGCTCTCCGCGGCCGCCGTCCCGCCCCCGGCACCGCGCAACCGCAGCCGGCAGCGCAGCAGATGCACCTCCGGCGAGTCGCGCCAGTCCCCGGTGTGCTGCAGCAACGCCTCCGGCGCGGCGTCGGCCAGCCTGCTCAACTGCGCGTGGTGGTAGTCGTGCCGGTCGGGCCGCGGTACGGGCAGCCGCTGCGCGGCCTCGGAGGGCGACGGTGGCGCGTACGGGGCGGGAGCGTTCGGAGTGGCCCACCGGGCGAGGGGCGGCGCGGAACCCAGCGCCGCGTCCAGCGCGTACGACGACTGGAGGAAGAGCGGCGACGGTTCGAAGGTCTCGAGGCCGGTCCGCAGCGACCGTAACTCCCGGAAGACTCCCCGCAGTTGCTCCTCCATCTCCCGTGCGGTGGCGAACCGCTCGGCCCGCTCGCTCCGGGTCGCGCGGTGCAGCACCCGGGCGAGCGACACCAGGCCGAGCCCCACCGGAGGGGGAGCCGTCATCGGACGCGTCCGCGCGGTCTCGGGTTCGCCGCCCGGTGCGCCGAGCCCGCCGATCACGTCCAGGTGGCCGAGTTCCGCCAGGTCGTCCGGCGATCCGCCGAGGCCGCTCAGCCGCCGCAGCGTCTCGCCCAGGCTGAAAAGGTCGTCCTGGCCGGTGGATTCACCGCTGCGGCCGACGGTCGGGGCGCGGTATCCCTCCGTGGTGTGGCCGGGCAGACCGGCCATGCGGACGCTTCCCACGTCGATGATCTTCGTGGTGGTGCCGTCGTGCATGACGTTGTCCGGTTTGAGGTCGCCGTAGACCTTGCCGGGCCAGTCGCCGTGCAGATACCCGAGCGCGGCCAGGAGCCGTATCCCGTAGGCGAGTACGAACTCGTGGAAGCGGCCGTCGCCGAATTCCCCCGGGTTCACCTGCGCTCGCGCCCGCACCTCCTCCAGGGTGAGCCCGTCCACGTACTGGAGGACGAGGAAGTCCCCGATCTCGGGATGGTGCCCGTAGTTGAAGACGCGGATGATGTCGTCGTGGCTGAGGTCGACCAGCGCTCGCCGTTCCTGGGCCAGGGCCTCCGCCGCGGCTGCCGCCTGCTCGCCGCGCAGCACCTTGATCGCCACCTCGCGGTTGTCGACCTTGGTGTCGAGCGCGAGGTACACCTCGCCCATACCGCCGTAGCCGAGCGGGCGGATCATCCGGTACTGCCCCGCCAGCATGTGCGGCGCCGGCAATGGCAGTCCCTCCGGGTCGCTCCCGCGGGAAGCGGCGCGCTCCAGCAGGGTGATCGAGGGCAGCAGGACGGGGTCGGGACTCTCCTCGGGCAACTCGACGCGCGCGGCCCGCAGGATCACCGGTTGCTGTGGCGCGATGAAGAACGGCTCGCTGGATTCCGGCAGTTCACCGGTCGCACCTCTGCCCGCAGCCCCGTCCATGCGTCCTCAGAATAGACGCGGCGACCCTGAATGGCCCCGGGCCGAGGCGAAGATGATGTGCGGAAGTGACCTGAGGAGGCATCCCACCGTCTCGGGTCGTGTCGGGACCCTCTCAGGTCGTCCCGGGTCGGGGATTCCGTGCGCGATCCAGGGCCGGCTGCCCCGTACGAGTCCGCCGGGGCCCACGCCGGCCCGTCGGATCAGCCCTCCTTGGCCTTCGCGTACTCCGTTGCCATGCCTCCGGCGAAGTCGTACACCACCGCGGGTACGTCCCCCACGACCCAGGCGTCGTGACCGGGTGGGCAGACGAAGACGTCGCCGGGGCCGACCTCGGCCTCCCCGCCGTCGTCCATACGGATCCGCATACGGCCCTCGACGACATAACCGTTGTGATGGACCTGGCAGCTCTCGGTGCCCGCGATCGGAGCCACGGACTCGGACCAGCGCCAGCCCGGTTCGAACGTCGCCACGGCGAAGTCGAGCCCGGTGAGGTGGACCGCTTCGAGGTGGCCACGGGGGAAATCGCGCCGCTCGTCCGGCTTTTCGACCGCCTTGACCTCGATCATGACGGCTCCTTCCCATCTGGCCTTGCCCAGCATTGGCGGGCGGTCGGTCACCGCCTCGCGACGACCCGGCCGAACCCCTCGTCTCCATCGTCTGCCCGTCCGCCCCGCTCCGCCATTCGGGGGAACGGGGGCCCGGCAGAAGGCAGCAGCGGGGAGACGGAAGCCCCTCTACAGGGGGATGGTCACCTCGTCCTCGACCGGCGGGTCCAGTTCCTGCTGCCGATTGCCCGTCGCCGAGAAGCAGCGCAACCGGACCGAGTCCGGAGTGACGTCCAGGCGCAGGAAACACTTGAAGAAGGGCGGGCTGTACGTCGCCGAGCCCGGGGACAGCAGTTGCGTGTACGCCTTGCGCACGGGGAGGCGGAAGCGGGAGGTGCGGTCCGGACGGCCGCCGGCGCCCAGCAGGCTCGCGACCAGGCGGGTACGCAGGGTGACGCGAGCGGGCGAGGCCTGAGCGCGGGTCGGGCGGATGCCCAGCCGTTTCGCGATGACGGCGGTGGCCTCGCCCTCGGTGAGAGTGAAGAAGCGCCGCATGCGCAGCCGGCGTCCGTAGAGCCTGCTGTAGAAGGCGAGCGAGTCGCCGCGCAGCGGATAGCAGCGGAAGTCGTCCTCGGAGACACCGGCGACCGAGACGCGCGGAATGGTGTGCGTGGCGTGCATGAAGGCTCCGCCGCCACCGGCGACCACGTACTGGATCGTGCGGCCGTCCACCGTCACCGGATATCGCTGGTAGTTGTGGATGTCACCGCCTATCGCGGCCACGTAGTGATGGTCCGGGTCGCGCACGATGTCGGCGACGGTTCCGCCGCCGTCGATGGGGCAGGGGTGGTGCTCGGCGTCCACGTACAGGGGCGTGCCGGTGATGAGGATCTTCGGGGTGTCACCCTTCGACACCTCCCGGAGCCAGCGGCCCTGCTCGGCGTCGACGGTCCCCAGCAGACCGGTGTCGATGCCTATGATGCGCACCGGCCCGGCGTCGACGGCCCAGTACGGGCCGGGTTGGACAGCCCGTTGGGCGGGCGCCGAGCGCAACTGTCGTGCCTCGGCCAGGCGTTGCTCGTCGATGGCACGCGGCTTGTGCCACAGCCGCGACCGCAGCCAGGCGGGTGTCAGCGGGCGGGGCGTGTCTTCCGGCGGGAGAGGCGGGGCCTCGCAGAAGACCCGCATGAAGCCCTGGAGATCCTCGTACCAGTCGTGGTTGCCGGGTATCGCGTAGATGGGTGCCTGGTAGTCCTTGTACGGGCGGTAGAACTTCGTGCCGTAGTCGTCGGCGGTGCCGACCGGATAGACCACGTCACTGGCGAGAACCGCGAACCGCGTGTCCTGACTGACCTTCAGAAAGCCGGGGACGACGGCGTATTGCGGGTCGTCACCCTCGCCCGTGTCCCCGATGACCATGAACGAGAAGTGGTCCGGATCGTCGCGCCGGACCACTTTGTCGGCGGGTGCCCGAGCGACTGTCCGCAGTTCCACCCACCGGTTGCGGGTCCGGCCGGTGGGGTCGCCGAACCAGGAGGCCAGCACGCCGTTGCGGGCGGGCCAGAGCGTCTTCGGGTTGAGCCAGGAGAGCTTCTCGACCCGGTGCGGCATCAACTGCTTGTAGTCGCCGCGTTCCGCGGTGCCCCAGCCGGCGCCCTCGGCGGTGTCGCGTGAAGAGTGTGACATCGGTGCACGGTAACAACGCCCTCGTCCGAAGATCCTGTCGGGGCCGTCGAGCGGCAGGCAGCAACTACCGTGCTGTGTATGGACATCAGTGTGGTTGCCGCGGCACGGGAGGACGACAGCCCGCTCGACGAGCCGTTGCGGGTGGCCGCGCTCGCCGACCGGCTCGGATACCGCGAGGTATGGGCCGGTGAGGGGCCCACCTGGGACGCGTTCGTACTCGCCACGGCCGTCGGGCTCGCCACCGTGCGCGTCACGCTGACCGCCGGACCCGTCCCCGTCTCCGTACGGGACCCGCTGACGATCGCCAGAGGCGCGGCGTCCGTGGCCGCGGTGATCGGCCGCCCGGTCGGGGTGGCGCTCGGGACGTCCAGCAAGCGGGTGGTCGAAGGCGTCCACGGCAGACCGCGCACCCGGCCCGCCGCCGCACTGGCACAGTCCGCCGAGGCGGTACGCGGTCTCATGCACGGCGAACCCGGCGAGGAGATCGTGCCCGGAAGCACCTTCCGCCGACGTCAGCAGCCGCCCGGAGGCCCGCTCACCGTGGCGGCGTTCGGAGACCGCGCGATCGCCGTCGCCGCCGCGCACGCCGACCGCATGCTGCTCGACGTCGTCTCCCCGGAGCAAGTCCGCACCCTGCGAGCCAAGTTGACCGCGGCCGCCGAGCTTGTCGGCCGGACCCCGCCGCGACTGGCCGCCTGGCTGCCCGCGGCCGTCGACCCCGAACCCGAGTCCCTCCGGCAGATCCTGCGCAGCGTCGTCGGCTATCTGACCGTCCCGGGATACAGCGACGTGTTCACCGCGGCCGGCTTCGGCGAGGCGGTCGACCTCGCCCGCTCCGACGCGACCCCGGACACTCTCCTCGCGGCTCTCCCACCCGAGGCCGCGAACGCGCTCGCCCTGGTGGGAGACGCCCCGACCGTCCGCGCCCGCATCGACGCGTACGCCACCGCCGGCCTGGACGAGATCGCCGTGGTCCCCGCCACTGCGGGCGACCCGGCGGGGGAGCGGACACTGACAGCACTGGCGGACCTGGTGTCCGGGTGAAGGAGACGGACTAGGCCCGCCCCCTGCATCATGGCCGGATGAGTGATCGTGAGGAACTGCCGACAGCGGTGGACGCGGAGGCGCTGCTCGCGCTGGCCGAGGGGTATCACGCCCGCGGGACACGGGCGTTGGGCACCCGCGAGGCCAGTGGGCATCTGGTGAAGGTGTACGCGATCGAGGCGCCGGGGCGCGAAGTGACGGAGCGGGACGAGGCGGCGGCCCTGCGGATCGCCGGAGCGCAGCTGGCGCTCGGGCGTGCCCGGGGGTCGCTGGGGCTCGCCGTCCTCCTCGTGCACGCGGGAGGCGACGGGGACTATGTCCTCGTCTGCAACTGGATCGAGGGATACATGTCCGACCTGGCGGTCTTCTCCGGACCGGCCGGACAGCCCGGACTGCTGCGGCCCGGGCGGGTCGGCCTCGCCCCCTGCGTCTGGGAGGCCGCCGTCCTGGCCCATGAGCGCGACGCGTTCACGCGGCACGTCCTTGACGGCAGTGGGCCGGTCGCCGACCGGCTGGCCGCGTGGGGTGCCGACACCACGACGGGAGACGTCCGATGACCGGCGCTCCACATGTGAGACACGCACGCCCCGCCGACCTCCCGCGCGTCGCCGAACTGGCCGCGGAGCACGCCTCGTACGAGAAGTCCGGACCGCCCGTCCCGGACCTCGCCGAACGGCTCCAGGTCCTCCTCTTCGGCACTCCGAAACCGCGGTTGAGGTGCCTCGTTGCGGAGTTGCCCGACGGAGAGGTCGTCGGCTACGCCACCTGCGCGCCCGAAATCTCCA is drawn from Streptomyces liliifuscus and contains these coding sequences:
- a CDS encoding serine/threonine protein kinase: MDGAAGRGATGELPESSEPFFIAPQQPVILRAARVELPEESPDPVLLPSITLLERAASRGSDPEGLPLPAPHMLAGQYRMIRPLGYGGMGEVYLALDTKVDNREVAIKVLRGEQAAAAAEALAQERRALVDLSHDDIIRVFNYGHHPEIGDFLVLQYVDGLTLEEVRARAQVNPGEFGDGRFHEFVLAYGIRLLAALGYLHGDWPGKVYGDLKPDNVMHDGTTTKIIDVGSVRMAGLPGHTTEGYRAPTVGRSGESTGQDDLFSLGETLRRLSGLGGSPDDLAELGHLDVIGGLGAPGGEPETARTRPMTAPPPVGLGLVSLARVLHRATRSERAERFATAREMEEQLRGVFRELRSLRTGLETFEPSPLFLQSSYALDAALGSAPPLARWATPNAPAPYAPPSPSEAAQRLPVPRPDRHDYHHAQLSRLADAAPEALLQHTGDWRDSPEVHLLRCRLRLRGAGGGTAAAESELRSAETLIGAERAHHDWRLDWHRGLLALGRDQVAAARRHFDEVFAAIPGEYAPKLALGYCAERLGRWQEALTFYEAVRLRNPSLGSAAFGAVRARLALGGERAWDDAVRALDVVPQHSRHRTAARTAAVRVGVEHVRIAERPDEVTERLREVLERLARLFHAHGLTDEQARVRMTAEVWEAVQGALARGAVDAAGLAALAAGADERLGLPSDGPGLRKALSRLYLTLAHQAARSASPEDAAVAETLLDRAYEVRPLAFRHHRDSPWLGKRVTTWLRTIARTPTSPPPPAPPSASVPGKNTRTARE
- a CDS encoding cupin domain-containing protein; its protein translation is MIEVKAVEKPDERRDFPRGHLEAVHLTGLDFAVATFEPGWRWSESVAPIAGTESCQVHHNGYVVEGRMRIRMDDGGEAEVGPGDVFVCPPGHDAWVVGDVPAVVYDFAGGMATEYAKAKEG
- a CDS encoding metallophosphoesterase family protein, yielding MSHSSRDTAEGAGWGTAERGDYKQLMPHRVEKLSWLNPKTLWPARNGVLASWFGDPTGRTRNRWVELRTVARAPADKVVRRDDPDHFSFMVIGDTGEGDDPQYAVVPGFLKVSQDTRFAVLASDVVYPVGTADDYGTKFYRPYKDYQAPIYAIPGNHDWYEDLQGFMRVFCEAPPLPPEDTPRPLTPAWLRSRLWHKPRAIDEQRLAEARQLRSAPAQRAVQPGPYWAVDAGPVRIIGIDTGLLGTVDAEQGRWLREVSKGDTPKILITGTPLYVDAEHHPCPIDGGGTVADIVRDPDHHYVAAIGGDIHNYQRYPVTVDGRTIQYVVAGGGGAFMHATHTIPRVSVAGVSEDDFRCYPLRGDSLAFYSRLYGRRLRMRRFFTLTEGEATAVIAKRLGIRPTRAQASPARVTLRTRLVASLLGAGGRPDRTSRFRLPVRKAYTQLLSPGSATYSPPFFKCFLRLDVTPDSVRLRCFSATGNRQQELDPPVEDEVTIPL
- a CDS encoding LLM class F420-dependent oxidoreductase, whose protein sequence is MDISVVAAAREDDSPLDEPLRVAALADRLGYREVWAGEGPTWDAFVLATAVGLATVRVTLTAGPVPVSVRDPLTIARGAASVAAVIGRPVGVALGTSSKRVVEGVHGRPRTRPAAALAQSAEAVRGLMHGEPGEEIVPGSTFRRRQQPPGGPLTVAAFGDRAIAVAAAHADRMLLDVVSPEQVRTLRAKLTAAAELVGRTPPRLAAWLPAAVDPEPESLRQILRSVVGYLTVPGYSDVFTAAGFGEAVDLARSDATPDTLLAALPPEAANALALVGDAPTVRARIDAYATAGLDEIAVVPATAGDPAGERTLTALADLVSG